Part of the Struthio camelus isolate bStrCam1 chromosome 30, bStrCam1.hap1, whole genome shotgun sequence genome, GCACCACCACATCCACCACGGCCACGTTAGCTCAGGCGCAGTGGAGCGCACAGCAGCACGTGTGCCCGAGAAGCccgagctgggaaaggagagaggcagagacggAGTGGACTTACTGCGTTGCAGAAGGAGCTCAAGCGGAGGCAGCTGGATAGAGGGCTGCGAAGCCCTGAGCTCTTTTATAGCAGCCGCAGGTGGCCCGGGCGGCGAGCAGGGGGCGGTTGCGGAAGGCCCAGTTAATCCGGCCGTAAAGCGGGCACGCATCGTGCATCATCGAAGGGTGCGGGGCAATTCTGCCCCACCGCGCTGGGGACACGTAACGACATGAAAGGCAGCAGGCTGTAATAGGTGCTGGCCCCTCCCCAATAAAGCCCGACAGGTTCCTAATCCCCCACCCGAGGGTGTCTGTGCGGAGCCCCCATGCAGAGGGGCTGTGTCCGGGCCAACACAACGCGCCTGCTCTTTGCATGGCCCTCGATCGGTCCGGCTACCCCGGGTGCCCCACCACGGGTGTGCAGGGAGACGGGGGAGACTTGGCAGTGCCTGTGTGGCCCAGCCCCGCGTGCCCCAGCCCTCGCTGGTGGCTGGCAGGGGGGACGCGGGTGCTTGAGGGCCGCCTTGCCAGGCTGGGATTGCATCTCCATTTCCTCTGACCTCCCAGCACTTCTGTTTACCAGCCCATAAAACGGGGCTAATGACACACGGGCTGGCTGTGCCCAGCATTTACAGGTGCGTCTGCAGGACGCCCATTACCCTCTCACGTGTGTAACGTGGGGGATTAGCAGCGTGTTGGGGTTTATTGCTATTGTCAGCTGTTACAGCCTGCTGCCTTTCATGTTGTTACGTGTCCCCAGCGCGGTGGGGCAGAATTGCCCCGCACCCTTCGATGATGCACGATGCGTGCCCGCTTTACGGCCGGATTAACTGGGCCTTCCGCAACCGCCCCCTGCTCGCCGCCCGGGCCACCTGCGGCTGCTATAAAAGAGCTCAGGGCTTCGCAGCCCTCTATCCAGCTGCCTCCGCTTGAGCTCCTTCTGCAACGCAGTAAGTCCACAccgtctctgcctctctcctttcccagctcggGCTTCTCGGGCACACGTGCTGCTGTGCGCTCCACTGCGCCTGAGCTAACGTGGCCGTGGTGGATGTGGTGGTGCTGTTACACAGGCACGGAAAGGCCAAGTTGTCCAAGCGCAAGCGCTGAGACGCAACGTTTTCAGTAGAGCAGGGCAGATAAGTCTTCTGGGTGCTCGGGGGCTTTCCGTCTGGTTTGGAGGCGGGCGCTTTCCCTCTCTACTCGGAGCTAGTTGGTGCCTGGGAGCGCTCAAGGAGGGCAAGTGctccccagggccatgtccaaggtcgcagctgctgttgctgtggccgCCCGAGAGGCGCTGGGGCCTCCCTTGGTGCCGACGGGTGCCATCCGGCAGCAGCGCGAGGTATTAGTGCTCAGGCGTTGCGCTGAGCCCGGGCTCTGCCTTGCCTCGCAGCTTGCCCTGCCGAGCCCAAGGATGTCCTGCTCCAGCATGTGCCCGTCTCCCTGCGGggtggccgccccggccccgctggccggctcctgcaacgagccctgcgtgCGGCAGTGCCCCGACTCCACCGTGGTGATCCAGCCCCCGCCTTCGGTGCTCACCTTGCCcgggcccatcctcagctccttcccgcagtaCAGCATCGTCAGCTCCGTGGGCGCCCCCGGCGTTGGAGGGGGCTTCGGCGGCACCTTTGGAGGCCTTGGAGGCCTTGGAGGCCTTGGCGGCTCCAGGGGCCTTAGAGGCCTTGGGGGTTATGGCAGCCTTGGGGTCTACGGGGGCTTTGGGAGCTGCGGCTCTGGGAGCTGGGGCCTTGCCCACCGCTACCTCAATGGTAACTGTGGGCCCTGCTAAGCTGCAAATATCCAAGGAATGCAGAATCTGCCTCAGGTCTTCACAAACAGCTGCTATTTTCTTCTGGTGCCAGGTGCAGGAAAAAGCTCCCATCCCTTGTTTATGCTATGCCAAAGCGTCTACTGTAAAGCACTGGTATTTGCTTCTTGGCACAGAATAAGTCTGCAGATCTGCAGCTGTGGGCTGTAGCTGTCTCAGGAGTAATATATATGGGAAGCTCCTGTGATTCTGGGCTTTCTTGGAATGCTTATCATTTGCATTTAGCCGTGGAAGCAGCTCCTCTTTTTGATATAGCAAAGCCTTGCTCATGCTTGGATTagtttcctctgctctgtgctgctctaaTGCTCCTGCACTAACAAAAGGGAAATCTTTGG contains:
- the LOC138062887 gene encoding claw keratin-like — encoded protein: MSCSSMCPSPCGVAAPAPLAGSCNEPCVRQCPDSTVVIQPPPSVLTLPGPILSSFPQYSIVSSVGAPGVGGGFGGTFGGLGGLGGLGGSRGLRGLGGYGSLGVYGGFGSCGSGSWGLAHRYLNGNCGPC